Within Enterobacter sp. RHBSTW-00175, the genomic segment AGGGGGAATGATGAACAGTTTATCTCAGGCTGCAAACGGATTATTGATGCAGCTGGTTATGGATCTCAGAAGTGGCTATCTCCGCCGCTGCGAATCGCTGGGACTGAACCGCGAGGAAATGCAGATGCTGCAGGGGCTCTCGCTCGAAGAGCTTCACTACCTTTCCGGCAGTGAGGTGTCGATCATCAGTGTGGGCATCAATCACGGCAATCTGGTGCGCATGCTACAGCAGGCCCGGACGGAACAGAAACGACTCCAGCGTATCGATCGGGCGCTGGCGCTGGGCGGCTCCATTGAACTGATGGCCAATTACTTCGGGCTCTCCAGTACGGACGTGGCGGCCCGCCGTCGCATTGCCGGTATCGATGTCCGGCCGGGGCGCGGTAACGCACTGGGTGATGAGGAAAACGCCGCCCTGTGGCGTCAGTGGCAAAAGTCCGGCGTTGAAGACGCGGAAAGTGCTGACGGGCTGGACGTAATGATGCTGGCTGCAGAACAGATGAACGTCTCGCTGACGTCGGTCTGGCATGCCGTCCGCGGCTGGCACAAGACCCGGCAGCCTTCTCCGGCCCGAACGCCGGTAAGGAAGACGGCATGAAATACAGAATGGTTGCGCCGGGCCTGCGGGCTCCCCATGGTACGCCGCCGCAATGCTGTCAAAAGGCGTTACGTCAGGTTCGCCGTTTCCGGCAGGGGGCGCGTAATTACACCCGGCTCGATGAGAAAGGCTGCGGTTACTACAAAATCGATCTCGGCCCGTTCTGGCGTCTGCTGAGTCGCAACGAAGGCCGGACATGGCTTCTTCTCAGCCACGAACGCTATAACAGCGCCATACGGAAATAGCAGCATGACAGCCTGTTTACCCTGCACCCGTACGCGGGTGCAGTACTAAGCATACTGACAGTTCAGAACGGCCGTGATGGCGGCCGAAAAGGAAAAATAATGAGTCTGCCTGCAGAAAGCCTGATTGCTTATACGCTGGATAAAATGAATGCCCGCCTTGCGGCCAGTCCCCGGCGGGATGATGGCAGGATACGTAACGGCCTGCTGTTTACTGGAAATGTGCATGATTCCATTCCCCGCCGGCTGTTGCTCGACACGCGGTTGTCACCACTGGACAAGATGGGCTGGATGATGATCCGGCTGTATGCACAAAATAATGAGGGGGCGGTTTTCCCCAGCTATGACGAACTGCAGCTGCAGCTTGCCTCACCCGGAAAGGGGAAAGCCTCAAGGGAAACGGTAAGCCGCGTCCTGCTTATGCTGCGAATAACCGGCTGGCTCAGCCTCTGTAAACGCGTGCGGGATGATAAAGGGCGGGTGCGGGGGAATATCTATGCTCAGCACGATGAGCCCCTGACGTTCAGCGATGCGGAAATGCTCGACCCCCGCTTCCTTGATACGGTGGCGGATGCCTGCCTGAGTAAAAACCGGACTATCAGCCAGACCGCCCGCGAAGTGCTCGACGATATAAAAAACGACCCCACCATGCGCCATTATCGCAGCCATCTTGCGCTGATCGAATCGCGTCTGGACCGCCCACAGACGCCCAGCCAGATGGCGAAACATCATCACCGAATACCCTGTCCCGCACCGGGTTCGGAAACCGAACTCAGTCATAAACGGCCAGGAATCGCCGCTAAAAAACAGGGTTCGGATACCGAACTCAGTCCAGAAAGGCATAACAACTCACTAAGTTCGGAATCCGTACTGCCAGTAAAAACAGTCAGTTATGGCCGGGTTCGGAAACCGAACCATTACGTACGTAGTATCACACACAGTGTGAATAAAAATACGTACGTACCGGGTAAACCTGTGCTTCCCGACAGTCTGCATGAACTTGTTCCGGCAGAAGATATTGCCATGCTGACCGCACAGCTGCAGGCGTTGCCTGAGGAGCAGGCACAACTTGTGCTGCTCAGCCTGCAAAAGGTGATGGCACGCCAGCAGCTCAGCAACCCGGTAGGCTGGTTGCTGGCCGTGATGAAGAAAGCGCGTGAGGGCAGGTTATACGCGCCCCGTCAGGGTGGCGATATATCTGACAGTGTCGGGCAAAAAACAGTTCAGCGTCCCGAACAGCAACAATGGAAACCCGAACCACGCGCCTCTGCCCGCCCGGTATCGGAGGAAAATATCAGGGATCTGGTGAAGAAAATTCGGGAAAAAATCATAAATTCATGAGATTGCAGATTTTTACAGGCAGCGGCGCATGAAGTCTTGCACTTTTGTCAGCAAAAATGCTGGCTAAAAAGTGAGCGCTGTTGCCAGTGGCAACACTGACTAAAAAGTAAGCACTGTTGCCAGTGGCAACAGTGCTTAAAAGCCAGGCAATATTTCTTCGCCATAAAAGAGATGAAGGTCCTGCAAATTTGTAATGGTGACGATCTGATTTTAAGTTGTTCATATACCCCTCTCGCCCGGACTATCTCAAGCGTGTCAAAACTCATTACCCACTAAAGAGAGGCGTTAGACATGTCTGATGGTAAAACAAAGGGCGGAACGACCGCTTCACGAGCGGGGGCCCTACAGTCCTCTGTTAATATCCTGCTCCATACACATTATGCAATCCGGCTTTGGGAGGGCAGGAAACGTGATGCTCCGGACGATACAGGGGTGAAAAAAAAGAGGCCTGAAATAATCAGCATGCCGCAAGCCATTGCGCGAGCTGGTAATGCTTCCCGAGACTCAGCGGCAGATAATCCCTATGCCGATATGGCTCTGGTACGGCTCGAAGAAGCCCTGCAACGAGCAACACTTAAAATTAATGAAAACTTCAGTTCACTGGATGCCATATTGTCAGCCGTACCCAAAGGGGTAACGCTCTCGGAAGTTGAATCAGCCGATCCGTTAAATGTCAGCGTTTTCAGCCGTTCACCGTTAGGATACCGGTGCGTATGGCTTCTGGTTGGATATGATCAGTTAGCAATGAAAGCTTTCCAGGCTTTTCATTACGGGCTGATTTCGCGTTCGCAACGTGACACTATCCTGGACAATGGTGGCCATGCTGTTCGTCAGGTCTATGGCGTGATTCAGCCTTACCGAACACTTGCAGTGACTCGCCGTGATATTGCAGAAAAAACCACGCAAGGGCTTGTTGCCATTGAGCGAAATGGCGAACCTGATCCGGATGTGTTAAGCGGTAAAAAACGCTCTTCGTTCTCACCTCCGCTTAAAAACAACATAGCAGAGGAGGAATAATATGATTCGTCCTGTGTTCCTCCTCACCTCCTTCTTTTTACTGAGCGGATGCGCAACAACGGACTGGGCTGCGATTAATAAACAGGTCAGTGACACAGCCGCAAACCTGACAAAAACGTTGGGCGGCAACAGCAGCGGAGAAAGTGGCGGGATGCCGCTGATGAGCCCGGCAGGGCAACAGGCCATGCAGTCCGTCGATAAAACGTTCTCCGTGCCGGTCGATGTGGATACGGCAGCGGCCCGCTTAAAGCGGCACTATAAATTCATTTCCACGCAGGAGCTTGAGTCCATGCGCCAGGCAGCAAATGACGGGGACTGGAAAGCGGCGGCTGAAGATGATGCGCATCCCGTCTGGGACGCCATGCCGGGCAGCTACTACAAAATGGGCTCCGACTGGAACGGACGTGATCACCTGGATATCGAAATCGAAAAAAACGGGTCCGGCAGCAGGCTCTATGTTGTCTATCGCTCATCATCATCACAGCGCCTGGCCCGGTCCGGCGTCACGAAACTGATGAATGATGTCCGCGCTGTTGCGGCGGGTGAAAAAAGCTGATGCGGGAGGCAACACATGCAACTCTTTCTGTGTGAAAAACCCTCCCAGGCAAAGGATATTGCCCGCGTGCTGGGCATCAGCAAGCGTGAGCAGGGATTTATCAGCGGCGGTAACATCGTTGTGACCTGGGCGGTCGGCCATTTACTCGAAACTGCCAGCCCTGAAGCCTATGGCGAGCAGTATGGCAGGCCGTGGCGTGCCGATGTTCTGCCTGTGCTGCCTGAGGCCTGGAAAATGGTCGTCAAGGAGCAGACAAAATCGCAGTTCACTGTTATCAGTAAGCTGCTCAAAAAGGCCTCTGAGGTGGTCATCGCCACCGATGCCGACCGCGAGGGCGAGGTGATCGCGCGTGAGCTGCTGGAATACTGCCGCTACAGTGGCGCGGTACGCCGGCTCTGGTTGTCAGCCCTGGATGAGGCCAGTGTGAAGGAAGCACTGGGCAATATTCTTCCCGGAGAAAAAACAGCCCTGCTGTACGATGCCGGCAAGGGCCGGAGCCAGGCTGACTGGCTCATCGGTATGAACCTGACCCGCCTTTATACTCTCAAGGCCCGTGACTCAGGGGTGTCAGAAGTGCTGTCCGTCGGGCGGGTACAGACGCCGACGCTTGCCATGGTGGTTAACCGGGATAATGAAATTACGTCCTTCGTGCCAAAGCCCTGGTGGCAGGTACATGCGCTTATTGAAAAAGAGGGCGTCCGGTTCCGGGCTGGCTGGGTGCCCGTTGAGCAGTACTGTGATGAGGAAAAGCGTTGCATCAATCCTCAGGCTGCCCGGGCGGTGGGACAGCTGTGTCAGCAGCAGGGCAGGGCTGCGGTACTGGAGGTGACACAGAAGCGGGAGAAAACGGCGGCACCCCTCTGTTTTGACCTGGGCACCCTTCAGCAGGTCTGTTCCCGAAAATTCGGCATGGGCGCAAATGATGTGCTCGCCATTGCTCAGTCACTTTACGAAACCCACAAAGCGACCACCTACCCCCGTACAGACTGCGGTTTTCTGCCAACTTCCATGCAGCAGGAAATATCCGACGTGCTGGCGGCAGTGGCGAAATCCGATCCGGCTGTGGCCCCGGTACTGAATCAGCTGGACAGGCAGTTTGTCTCGCGTGTCTGGAATGACAAAAAAATCACCGCGCACCATGCCATCATTCCCACCCGACAGGCATTTGATTTGTCACGCCTCAGCGCCGATGAGCTGAAGGTCTACCAGCTGATTCGCCAGCATTATTTCGCCCAGTTCCTTCCGCTGCAGGAATCTGACGTGACGGAGGCCTCTTTCAATATCGGTGGACAGCTGTTCCGTACACGCGGGAAAGTCGGTGTGGTGACGGGCTGGAAGTCATTGTTCCTGGCTGAAAAAGATGACGATGAAGAGGACGTCGACGGTGACAGTATGGCGCTGCCGGCGCTGGCAAAAGGGGATATTTGCGCTGTCACCGGTTCTGAGGTTAAGGATATGAAAACCAGTCCGCCCAAACCGTTCACGGAGGGGACGCTGATTGCTGCCATGAAGAACGCGGCCAGTTTCGTCAGTGACCCGAAGCTGAAGAAAGTGCTGCGTGATAACGCCGGTCTGGGCACAGAGGCGACGCGTGCGGCCGTGCTTGAAACCCTCTTCAAACGACACTATCTGGAGAAAAAAGGGAAGCACATCCACTCAACGCAGATGGCCCGGGAGCTGATTGCGGCCCTGCCGGAAACGCTGACGAGCCCGGGCATGACCGCATTATGGGAGCAGGCACTGGATGATATTTCGCAGGGGAAAATGTCGCTTGCGGTCTTTATGCAAAAGCAGCTGCAGTGGACCCGTCACCTTGTCGAAAAAGGCCGCCAGGACAGTGTGAAAATTACTGCTCCCGTCACGCCTCCCTGCCCGTTATGCAAAGGACCCCCGCGTAAACGTAAAGGTAAAAATGGTGATTTTGGGGGGTGCATACGCTATCCGGACTGTGAGGGAATTATCAGTACAGGTAAGAAGAAAGCAGCGAAGCGTAAAAAAACATCGGTTAAGGCTAAAACAGAATAATCCGCGCAGTATTGAACTATTTCACTGTACAACCCCGGGCCGGGTTCTGCTATTGTTGCCAGGCTTTGATGCATAGGTGCCCCGCTGGCCACGGTGCTGTAAGGTAAACTTTAACGGGATTTACCCCCAGCAGGCCTGGCAGGAAGTTATTGCACACTAACTGACCTGTAAGACGCATGCACTCCGTGAAAACCGCGTCGGGATTATTCCCCGGAGACAGATGAGACGACCGCAGGTTAAGGCACTGACCCCAGGGCACCGGAAACGGTGCCCTTTTATTTTTACGGATCACGTTTTCCATTTTGACCGTTGACATTCAGGGAGGACGGTTTAATTATAAAAGTGCTAAACCGTCGTTCATACGACCACCAATGATTCAGTAGCCTGTGAGAATCGCCTTCGGGTGGCTACAGCGAAAGCTCCTGTAACCTGAAAGGGAGCAAACTTTGGTACATCTGCGCACCTTTGAAAGCAGATATCGCCTGTACAAGCGCATTACGACGCGGCGATGAAGGTTCCTTCAACATACCAGACTCTCAGGATTCAACCGATCCTGACCCCCGACGGGAAACCACTCCCGTCAGGGCAGATGGTTTCTCCGTCGTACCTATTTTTACCTCCATGGAGAAAACATCATGTCTGCAAACAATACTTCTGCATCTGCAAAATCTGAGTACTTCAACCTGACTATTAAAGGCATCGGGTATCTCAGCAACATCCGCCAGGTTAACCATCAGAATGGCTCGTTCCTCAGCTGCGTAATCAATGCACTGAGCGGTCCGACTGACAATCCGGCCTACGTCCGTTTTGACATTTCTGTCGCAGGTAAAGAGGCTACCAGCCTTATCGCCCGCTGCCAGAAAGCCGTCGATGAAGACAAAAAAGTCCTGCTGGGCTTTAACCTGAGTAATCCGTCCACGGACATATTTACGCTGAACAAGGGCGAGCATGCCGGCGAACAGCGTGTCAGTCTGAAAGCCCGCCTGATAAAGGTGGACTGGATCAAAATAGGCCAGGACATGGTCTACAAGACTGAAAAATCTGACTCCGTGCCGCCGCAGAATGGCTCTGCCGCACAACAAAACTACGCAGAAAACTCATTCTGATGCGCACCTGACACACCCCGTTCGCGGGGTGTTTCTTTATTCTTTACAGGAGAAATGATTATGTCCTCACGCGGCGTTAACAAGGTGATTCTTGTCGGTAATCTCGGCCAGGATCCTGAAGTGCGTTATATTCCCAATGGCAGTGCAGTTGCCACCCTTTCTCTGGCCACGTCTGAGAGCTGGCGTGATAAGCAGTCCGGTGAACAGAAAGAAGTGACCGAATGGCACCGGGTGGTTATTTTCGGCAAGCTGGCAGAAATTGCGGGTGAATATCTGCGCAAAGGCTCCCAGGTTTACATCGAGGGCCAGCTGCGCACACGCAAATGGACCGATCAGTCTGGCCAGGAGAAATACATCACAGAGGTGGTGGTAAACATTGGTGGCACCATGCAGATGCTTGGCGGTCGCCAGTCCGGCAGCGGTCAGAATACGTCTTCCCGGAATGACTGGGGCCAGCCTCAGCAACCTTCCGGACCGACTCACAGTGGCCAGGCTTCCGGCAGCAGTGCCGGTGCGCCACCGATGGACTTCGATGACGATATACCGTTCATTGGATTCGGGTATGGAGTACCAAAATCGGCAATCCATGCACTCTGAACAGCCTTTATGGCAGTTGCTCTGAACTTACACATAATCCGGTCAGCATTTAAGGATAACTGACATGCCTGTTATACTGAGGATCAACGGTTTCCGGTTCTTTTTTTATTCTAATGAAGGTAACCCGCTCGAACCTGCACACATTCACGTAATGAAAGCAGGTAGTGAAGCCAAATTCTGGTTAACGCCATCAGTGGCTCTGGCCAGTAACGATGGGTTTAATTCACGGGTATTAAAAGAACTGACGGGGATCGTTGAAGATAACCAAGCATTGTTTCTGGAGGCCTGGAATGACTATTTCAGCTAAACGGGTCAGCTTCGATGAGGCCACGATGTGGGTTGAACTCAACGACGCCCGTACCATCGGTGTGCCGCTGGCATGGTTTCCACGCCTGTTGCATGCTTCAACTGAACAGCTTAACAGCTATGAACTGAGTCCCCGTGGTATCCACTGGGACGCGCTGGACGAAGACATTTCTATTGCGGGGTTGCTTGAAGGCCGCGGCGATGTGACCCATCGTCCCCATAAAGTAGCCTGACAGCGCGCTATTAGTGAAAAACGCTGGCTTTTGCCGGCGTTTTTTTTCATCAACGGAAAATCAGTTGTTAATTGAGTGAAACCGGACTGATTCCGCACAGTGAGGGCTGTTTTATCACTGTACAGGAAAATTCCGGATGAAACGTAACACCTCTCACAACATATTTTCACCAGGCAGGCTTGCCACTGTTCTTCCCCTGCTGCTCCTTGCGGGCTGTGTTTCCCAGCCGCAAAAGTTGCAGCAACGTGAGCCTGCGGACCCGACACCCGGCACCACCGTCACCCGCAACGTTCAGCCGGTCTCTCCGGACGAGTATGCGCGGACGCCGGAAGTGGTGCGCTACGATCGTTATCTGCTGGTCAGTACCGATCCGCAGGCGGCCCAGCGTGACCCTCTCTCGCAAATTATTGATATTCGCATCCCGTCATCCCTGCATCCTACTGTGGCGGATGCGCTGCGTTACGCCCTGCGCCAGTCCGGTTATTCCCTGTGCGCGACCGGCTCCGCCAACGGCGTGCTTTACCGCCAGGCATTGCCGGCCGTCCAGTACCAGCTGGGCCCGATGCGCCTGCGTACTGCCCTGCAGGTCCTGGCCGGTCCGGCCTGGCAGCTTGAGGTGGATGATGTACAGCGTGTGGTCTGCCACAGCCTGCGCGACGGCTACCAGCTGCCGGTCTCCCAGCTTCCGCCGCCGGTCAGCACCTGGTCCACGCCTGCGCCGTCCGCCGTGTCACAACCGGCCATCAGCGCCCCTCAGTCAGTACCCGTTAAACCTGTCAGCGGAGGGTTTCTGAGAAAATGAGCGAACAGCAACCATTCCATACTGACCCCGCTCCGGCCCGTAAAAGATTCAGCTGGCGTCCCCGCCGCCGCCTCATCTGGGGCGCTGCCAGCGGTGTGGCGCTGGCCGGCATTCTGGCGCTGGGCTACACCGCCTTCAGTCTGGGCATATCGAACCTTGATGAACGCCTTGCACGCCTTGAATCTCAGGGCAGTACAGCGGCCACTGTTGAGACAGTCGCGGCCCTGCAGTCAGATGTGACCACGCTCAAAACCGGCCTGCAGGATACCCGGAAAAAACTTGGCGAGATGCAGCAGGAGCTGAGCGCAGCAGCGAAACAGGCCGGCAGCGACGACGCCGTGCGTCAGTCATTGCGAACCCTTCAGGACGCCCAGCAGGGGCTGGAAACCCGCCTGAGTGCGCTGACTGAGCAGCTGACAGCGCTGAAATCACAGCCGGCACCCGCACCCGCCGCACCTGTCGCCTCACCGGTAAAAAAAAACGAGCCTGCTGCAAAAAAGCCCCGTCCCGCTGACACACGTCGTTCTGCTCCATCCCTTCGCGTGGCCCGCACTGCGCCTTTTGTGCTGACGGGAGTGGAGAAGCGGGGGGCAGAGTCCTGGGCTGCCATCGCGCCCCGGGGCTACAGCAACCTGTCGCAGGTGGCCCTGGTCGGAGAGGGTGAAACCGTGTCCGGCTGGACGCTGGTCAGTGCCGGTTATGGTGAGGCGACGTTTCGGGTTAACGGCCGCCAGACCGTGCTCAGAGCAGAATAACGGAGCGAATGATGAAACTGAAACATACCTTTTTAGCCGCCATGCTGCTGAGTCCCCTGACCCTGGCCGCGACCACATCAGGACAGATGGATGTCAGCCGACAGGAATCAACACAACGGGCGGACTCCGCACAGCAAAACCTGCAGCAGCAGGCCGGTCAGTGGGGACTCAGTGCCGACGATTATCAGCGTTATCAGCAGCTGATGAAGGGACCCCGGGGTACCCAGTCGCCGGGTCTCGATCCGCTTTCCACCCTCGGTATCGAGGCGCAGACGCCGGCAGAGCGCCGTAAGTTTGCTGAAAAGTGGGTGAAGGAAGAGTTTGCCCGCACCCAGAAAGAGCTTGATTTCCAGCGTGAGGTGAACGCGGCCTGGCAGCGCCTGTATCCGGGCACACTGCCGGTCAATATGGGGAACGCCTCCGGCGTGGCGCACGACAGTGGCGGCCGGCTGGCGCTGTTCGTCAGGTCAAAAGACTGCGCAACCTGCGACGCGAAACTGTCTGCCGTGCTGGCTGACAACCGGCCGGTGGACATCTATCTGGTCGACAGCCAGGGCAGTGATGATGCGCTTCGCAGCTGGGCGCGGGACCATCACATTCCCGTGGAAAAGGTCCGCAAGCGCCAGATCACGCTTAACCACGACGGCGGCCGGTGGATGCGCTTTGGTAACGGCCTGATGCCGGTTTTACTGCAGCAGGCGGGAGACGGTAAATGGGCAATCGCAGCATTCTGACCGGCGCACTGGCGCTGGGCTTACTGATGGCGGCCGTCCCTGACGGCCATGCTGACCAGACGGTGCCGGAGGGTTACGTCCGCGTGGCCATGGCGCACGGCGTGCCCCCCGAAGCGCTTTACTCGGTATCACTGAGCGAGTCTTCGCGCAAACTTCCCCGCGGAATACGGCCATGGCCCTGGACCATCAATGTGGCAGGCAAAGGGTATCGCTATGAGACGCGCCTGCAGGCCTGGCAGGCGCTGCAGGTCTTTATGAAGAGTCACCCGCTTAAGCGCATCGATGTCGGTATTGCCCAGGTCAATCTGGGCTGGAACGGTCATCATTTTGCCTCGACGTGGGATGCGTTTGACCCTTACACCAACCTGAACGCCGCCGCCACCATTCTGCGTGAGTGCTGGGCGCGTAAGCCAGGCAGCTGGCTGGATGCGGCCGGCTGCTACCACCATCCCGCAGGTGGTCAGCCTGCTGCACGTTACCGCGCCATTGTGAGAGGGCATCTGGCAAAAATCAGCCCTGCACCCCGCATTTCTGCGCCGGCAGCTGAAGCGCCCCGCTCGGTTGCTGCGCTCACCCCCGATCCAGGCTTCGTCTGGACTGAACCCGGGAGATAACCCTGATGAAAACGCTGTCCTTACTGCTGTTTACCCTCCTTCCCCTGACCGGCCATGCTGAACTGAATGTGATTGCTGATCTGGGCGGTGAAGATGCTGCGCCGTATTTTGAGGCCGTTAATAAACAGCCCGGCATGCCCGGCGTCAGTGACGTACAGCCTTCACGCCAGCCGGACCACGGTGTTCCGCTGGCTGACGGGATGGCGGGTATGTTACCCGTTAACACACCTGAACTGAGCCCGGGGAATACAGCAGACCGGCCGCTGCAGTTGCCCGGCATCGGGGCGTTGTTTCTGATCGGGGATGATGCTCTGTCCCGTGAATGGCTGAAAGCCAATGCCGGCGCGCTGGCTGAACAGCATGCGGCCGGGATGATAGTCAACGTCACAGACATGGATACCGTGCGCGAGCTGCGCGAACTGGCACCCGGTGTCAGCCTGGCCCCGGCTTCCGGCAGCGAGCTGGCCCGTCGCCTGCAGATTGAGC encodes:
- a CDS encoding PFL_4669 family integrating conjugative element protein; translated protein: MSDGKTKGGTTASRAGALQSSVNILLHTHYAIRLWEGRKRDAPDDTGVKKKRPEIISMPQAIARAGNASRDSAADNPYADMALVRLEEALQRATLKINENFSSLDAILSAVPKGVTLSEVESADPLNVSVFSRSPLGYRCVWLLVGYDQLAMKAFQAFHYGLISRSQRDTILDNGGHAVRQVYGVIQPYRTLAVTRRDIAEKTTQGLVAIERNGEPDPDVLSGKKRSSFSPPLKNNIAEEE
- a CDS encoding STY4534 family ICE replication protein, whose amino-acid sequence is MSANNTSASAKSEYFNLTIKGIGYLSNIRQVNHQNGSFLSCVINALSGPTDNPAYVRFDISVAGKEATSLIARCQKAVDEDKKVLLGFNLSNPSTDIFTLNKGEHAGEQRVSLKARLIKVDWIKIGQDMVYKTEKSDSVPPQNGSAAQQNYAENSF
- a CDS encoding transglycosylase SLT domain-containing protein → MGNRSILTGALALGLLMAAVPDGHADQTVPEGYVRVAMAHGVPPEALYSVSLSESSRKLPRGIRPWPWTINVAGKGYRYETRLQAWQALQVFMKSHPLKRIDVGIAQVNLGWNGHHFASTWDAFDPYTNLNAAATILRECWARKPGSWLDAAGCYHHPAGGQPAARYRAIVRGHLAKISPAPRISAPAAEAPRSVAALTPDPGFVWTEPGR
- a CDS encoding TIGR03759 family integrating conjugative element protein gives rise to the protein MKLKHTFLAAMLLSPLTLAATTSGQMDVSRQESTQRADSAQQNLQQQAGQWGLSADDYQRYQQLMKGPRGTQSPGLDPLSTLGIEAQTPAERRKFAEKWVKEEFARTQKELDFQREVNAAWQRLYPGTLPVNMGNASGVAHDSGGRLALFVRSKDCATCDAKLSAVLADNRPVDIYLVDSQGSDDALRSWARDHHIPVEKVRKRQITLNHDGGRWMRFGNGLMPVLLQQAGDGKWAIAAF
- a CDS encoding PilL N-terminal domain-containing protein — translated: MKRNTSHNIFSPGRLATVLPLLLLAGCVSQPQKLQQREPADPTPGTTVTRNVQPVSPDEYARTPEVVRYDRYLLVSTDPQAAQRDPLSQIIDIRIPSSLHPTVADALRYALRQSGYSLCATGSANGVLYRQALPAVQYQLGPMRLRTALQVLAGPAWQLEVDDVQRVVCHSLRDGYQLPVSQLPPPVSTWSTPAPSAVSQPAISAPQSVPVKPVSGGFLRK
- a CDS encoding DUF2442 domain-containing protein, with protein sequence MTISAKRVSFDEATMWVELNDARTIGVPLAWFPRLLHASTEQLNSYELSPRGIHWDALDEDISIAGLLEGRGDVTHRPHKVA
- a CDS encoding single-stranded DNA-binding protein codes for the protein MSSRGVNKVILVGNLGQDPEVRYIPNGSAVATLSLATSESWRDKQSGEQKEVTEWHRVVIFGKLAEIAGEYLRKGSQVYIEGQLRTRKWTDQSGQEKYITEVVVNIGGTMQMLGGRQSGSGQNTSSRNDWGQPQQPSGPTHSGQASGSSAGAPPMDFDDDIPFIGFGYGVPKSAIHAL
- a CDS encoding DUF2857 domain-containing protein, with the protein product MMNSLSQAANGLLMQLVMDLRSGYLRRCESLGLNREEMQMLQGLSLEELHYLSGSEVSIISVGINHGNLVRMLQQARTEQKRLQRIDRALALGGSIELMANYFGLSSTDVAARRRIAGIDVRPGRGNALGDEENAALWRQWQKSGVEDAESADGLDVMMLAAEQMNVSLTSVWHAVRGWHKTRQPSPARTPVRKTA
- a CDS encoding integrating conjugative element protein, with the translated sequence MKTLSLLLFTLLPLTGHAELNVIADLGGEDAAPYFEAVNKQPGMPGVSDVQPSRQPDHGVPLADGMAGMLPVNTPELSPGNTADRPLQLPGIGALFLIGDDALSREWLKANAGALAEQHAAGMIVNVTDMDTVRELRELAPGVSLAPASGSELARRLQIEHYPVLITDTGLTQQFKP
- a CDS encoding DUF4160 domain-containing protein — translated: MPVILRINGFRFFFYSNEGNPLEPAHIHVMKAGSEAKFWLTPSVALASNDGFNSRVLKELTGIVEDNQALFLEAWNDYFS
- a CDS encoding DNA topoisomerase III, translated to MQLFLCEKPSQAKDIARVLGISKREQGFISGGNIVVTWAVGHLLETASPEAYGEQYGRPWRADVLPVLPEAWKMVVKEQTKSQFTVISKLLKKASEVVIATDADREGEVIARELLEYCRYSGAVRRLWLSALDEASVKEALGNILPGEKTALLYDAGKGRSQADWLIGMNLTRLYTLKARDSGVSEVLSVGRVQTPTLAMVVNRDNEITSFVPKPWWQVHALIEKEGVRFRAGWVPVEQYCDEEKRCINPQAARAVGQLCQQQGRAAVLEVTQKREKTAAPLCFDLGTLQQVCSRKFGMGANDVLAIAQSLYETHKATTYPRTDCGFLPTSMQQEISDVLAAVAKSDPAVAPVLNQLDRQFVSRVWNDKKITAHHAIIPTRQAFDLSRLSADELKVYQLIRQHYFAQFLPLQESDVTEASFNIGGQLFRTRGKVGVVTGWKSLFLAEKDDDEEDVDGDSMALPALAKGDICAVTGSEVKDMKTSPPKPFTEGTLIAAMKNAASFVSDPKLKKVLRDNAGLGTEATRAAVLETLFKRHYLEKKGKHIHSTQMARELIAALPETLTSPGMTALWEQALDDISQGKMSLAVFMQKQLQWTRHLVEKGRQDSVKITAPVTPPCPLCKGPPRKRKGKNGDFGGCIRYPDCEGIISTGKKKAAKRKKTSVKAKTE
- a CDS encoding STY4528 family pathogenicity island replication protein; this encodes MSLPAESLIAYTLDKMNARLAASPRRDDGRIRNGLLFTGNVHDSIPRRLLLDTRLSPLDKMGWMMIRLYAQNNEGAVFPSYDELQLQLASPGKGKASRETVSRVLLMLRITGWLSLCKRVRDDKGRVRGNIYAQHDEPLTFSDAEMLDPRFLDTVADACLSKNRTISQTAREVLDDIKNDPTMRHYRSHLALIESRLDRPQTPSQMAKHHHRIPCPAPGSETELSHKRPGIAAKKQGSDTELSPERHNNSLSSESVLPVKTVSYGRVRKPNHYVRSITHSVNKNTYVPGKPVLPDSLHELVPAEDIAMLTAQLQALPEEQAQLVLLSLQKVMARQQLSNPVGWLLAVMKKAREGRLYAPRQGGDISDSVGQKTVQRPEQQQWKPEPRASARPVSEENIRDLVKKIREKIINS